caaaatttgcgcggtccactgggtcattttgggcctggtcctcaaagggttaaacaacagATAATCATAACATGTTAGAGACATtgttcaaatctttagcagagtATATCACATTTGTATGCATGTCTAAATCTTGTAAGAATGttatatttaaagtaaatgacgtTAGTCatagtttctatggggatttgctactgctctggacaattcctgacatggacagaggtggcagcagagagcaccgtgtccgactggaaagaatacaccactgacaGTAAGGCATACAgtatctgataagtatgggaagacatgagatttttaaaaagaaaatttcaAATCTGCATGGCATTCTGAAGATTAACCCTAAAATTGCTGACTCAAAGTTGTTAGGAATAACAATTAAACCTACCCTTGGGCACCATCATGTATTTGAAGGGAAAGAGTCTCTATTCTCAGCTTAACTACATATTAGTGGGATGAATATCAATCTGGGACAGCCATGACAGCGCAGATCACAGAAAAATGATGTTAATCATAATTCAGCTTTTTACACTGAACTGTAATGTTGTATTCAGCTTTTTCCCACagaaatattcacaaaaaaaacaattaaaaaaaaaaaaaagtattagtaAAGTGACAACTACCTGGTACTGTGTGGTTGGTGACGGATATCcgatgataagaaaaaaaaatgttattatttatGCATTACAAATGGAAAATACACAAAGTATATACTTTATGTGAGCAAAGGCCGATGCCAGAAGTTAGATGACAGTAGATTATATGCTGATGTATGTAATTCACCTCTGAATGTAATGAAGGCCTATAAATGTGATCTAGGCCCTCGCTTCCAGCCTTCATTCACTGAAATACTTAATTGGATAAAGTTATGATTCTCCCCATTGCCAGCCGCCCACACATATAATTACaggtatgggtgtgtatatagtgcgtatataatacactactgtTCCAAAGTTTGGATTACACCTTAAGAAATACAAAtttctgaaaggaaaaaaaaaatttacaatttgCCGTCATCAAAAAATCCTCTATTTGCAACAGATAATGTGTTTAAAAGACTGTTagtggctaagttcacactgcgtttttgcagtccattaaaggggtagtgcggcggtaaagaattattcacagaataacacacattacaaagttatacaactttgtaatgtatgttatgtctgtgaatggcccccttccccgtgtcccaccacccccacccgtgtacccagaagtgtggtgcgctatacatacctgtcacgtgccgactcgtctccgatcttcagtctgcgatgtcgtcttcggacggacggccgaatccctccgagcgtcctgagtgccggccgccctcttcagcgtcatcggctgctcagccgcgattggctgagcataactcatCTGGAGAGAGTGATACTGTGGGAAGAGCTGTAACCTGCCTTCATTAGATGTTGCCTCTAGGGCAGGTGCAGTGAATGGGGGAGTCGGGTTAAACTCTCCACTAATGCTCATTGTCTTGgacaggtatggggaaccttcggccccacagctgttgcaaaactaccattcccatcatgaaAAGacaaggcatgataggaattgtagtcttgcaactgctggaggggggggggcaaaagtcCCCATCCATGTCTAGGAAATAGTATACTCTGGATGGATGTTTAACTAACTTCCCTCTGTCATAGCGTAGGTTAAAAAGCCCTGACTGGGGACTCGAGGAAAAAGACAGGCGTagtctaaaaggggttatccagtgttagaaaaaacatggccactttcttccagagacagcaccactcctgtctccagtttgagaggggctttacaactcagttccattgtaagggtgggttcagactgaggaattttcgcagaaaatgtccgcggaattccatcagctgtccgcccgcacatctgggcgcttttccgccggctccatagacaccattctatgggccggcgtattccgctatacgctgaaagaagcgttatgtcacttctttcagcggatcgcggaatatgccggcctatagaatggtgtctatggagccggtggtaaagcgcccagatgtgcgggcggacagctgacggaattccacggacattttctgcgagaattcctcagtctgaacccaccctaagtgcAAACTgcaactgcacctgaactggagacaagagtctttctgtctctggaagaaagtggccacgtttttggttgggttcacactaggtttttgccATGAAAAACCGATTAAGAAAAAaagtggatgcatttgtgtgcatccgttttgatccgtttttagattgacttccattataaaaaaaaaatcagttttgatctatttctttttataatggaactcaatggaaaaacagataaaaatggatgcacacaaatgcaaaaaacagattgcaaaaaagtagtgtgaacccagccttaaggctgGAAGCACacatgacatttaaaaaaaaaaaaaaaaaaacttccacagcAGTTttagtgccaaaaccagaagtggattcaaatggtaTAGAAAATATAAAGATAGGGCTTGTACCTCTCATTTCTGCTGGATtcccttctggttttggcacaaaaaatgcagtgccagttttccagaaaactgctgtgtgtgtttccagccttagcATTCCTCCAATCTATACCTCCCTCAAATATAAAGTCTGTTTGCTGCAGTTTTTCAAGAAAATTGTATCCTTTGCCCGACATGTTCATTGCAGGGTAAACTGCCCAATCTTTGCATCCAGGTGGCAGCTCAACTACACTCTGTACGAGCTTATTAAGCAAGTATACAGTCAAAACAAACATATGGCTTTAAATAGAATCTGTCAGCTTCAATTCACTTTCCAAACCGCAGGCActgttcggctatgttcacacgtatcttttgtattaataacatgcgttgttgcaatttgcaacaatggccgtgattaatacaaaagatatgtTGAATGGAAGTCAGGGGGAatctcggccagagtgtatacacatagtttacgcttcggccgggattccaacccgctgcacgaaaaactgacatgaatATCGGCCGCCCAACACTGAAAGTTCAAACTGTGGAGAGtgaactctccattgtgtgctatggtgaattgggatgcgggcacacacagaatgcgcccgcatcccaattcaacagaaatgaagttcatccggccagtactgcggtaccgaccaggatgaacttcactgacaccggcctttctgtgttaaacttagtgtgaacccagccttagataatTCCTGTTAGACAGATATGCATGTGCATGCTTTTTTTACAGCAACAATTTTTGTAGGAGGTATGTCCCACAGACACGTTAAAGATTTTGATTTGTCAAGTTTGACCCCCACTAATTGCTAGACAGAGCTAGGAGAAGCATGTAGATGAGTGTGTCATTCCTTTGCTCACTGCTGTATCCTGCTCCTTGCAGGAAAAGGGTTTTGTAGTaggtctatggagcccatctacTACTTGGGGTATCATAGAGCAGCGAGCCGGAGAGTAAAGCAGTCAACTGTGTCTTTCTCCCAGACCATAGTAGGTATCTGCCTCAATAGGTAGGTAGGTGGCTCAATGCTTACCTGACCTGAGTGCCTTCTTGGACTTTCAGGGGCCACCCCAGCCCCACACTGCAGGAGCGTTCCGCGTCTCCCGTCTACTTTGCTGCCTGCCTCATACCCAGCCATTCATATGATGCTAAATGATTGATCGGACCATGCCACCCTCTTTTGTTATCCCATAGCCCTCTCCTGATGGCCATGTATACATAGTAGGttctatggtggtggtggtggtagacaAAGGCAAGCATGCATTCCAACTGGTCTGTGGTTGCTGTTTATAATTATGTTATCTGGCGTATACAGGATCTTTTACTAGTAACTGTAATTTAAGGTGATTATATTTTATACTGTTTAATTTTGGATCTTCTCATCAGGGTGTGTTAGATAAATGACCGAATATTTTAACAGAATGAGTGGTGTAAAAAGATCAGACAGAGATACAAAAGGTGAAGGATAGGATAAAAGGAGGGTAGATCGTGAAATCAAATGCTTTGACACAGAAATTGGGACTCTAGCTGTCTTTTTATTGACAcaatctgtcagcccttgtgtctcCCATCCttttcattcctgctataatgtaactgcactcacactcagctatacacactgctgctataatgtgcctgcacttcctCTCAGCCATACACTGCTGtaaagagaagtttctgtcactgtactcctgcatAGCTCTATGATTCCCATttcttgattggtccatgatgaacacccccccccccccttccccattgctgtcatgtgccacacagccctctgacagctACTAcagtactacgctactgcattatggggatctgcagttccattctgtatctacaaactgctgtttttcaggtttatgcacgaccattgtatgttgaaaatattggatgttgagaccaaaattctatgcattacaggacatgtagtatcactctaTATTctagaatcactactagacagccagccagtgcatgcatttcagtaatactgtagtttaaggctatgtttacactacgtataaggcctgggtcacggaacggccggtctctgcccagatcatccccgccggcacttaagtaccggccggatgatctttccggccacagggtTCTGTTGCGGACCCATCAGCGCGTgaccgcatcagaacctcccacagcacagtgtgaacgtagcctaaggctatgttcacactgcgtatatgtccggccgcatattttcgccgGCTATGTagggaccgcaaacttacgcccgaagtctacttacgcttcctgagcgccctaCGTATCGATCtgatcttttacttggaaatcttcgcctagccccggacacccccacagaaccttttggatcggcacaaaaagctgcaaaaatgaagaaatcaccactacgtacgggaccgcatgtaacgctacgggcgtaagttacggcattttcgtccgcaaacaatggtctagtTCATTTTTTAcaccgccgcgtacgatccgggtgtaagttcgtatgtagagtgaactgtgcagccgtacttcgtatactttcgattatacgcaaactacgtaagtctccggctgcttattcacagaacgcgctatggccggaaacttacgtagtgtgaacatagcctaagagtggatttggattacaagtacggtcccggaatgagttatgctcgtaatccaaggcaccactataggTCCTACATAAATTGGGTCAATGTTTTGGGTTATAGCTCTGTACTAGAATAAAATAGCCTAATGTCAAATGCAAAATAAAGTAATAGCCTCAGTTATGTAAGGTTCATTTTGTCCTGCACAAATGTGCCTCTTCAACAGCACCCTGACCATCACATTTCCTGCACCATACATGACAAATGACATCAAGCAGCCACCTGACAAATATTCTCATCTGCCATATGTATTGTCCTTGAAGCTCTGCCAGTAAGGCAAGCGTCCCAGAGTTGCCTCTTTTGAAGATGAGACCAGCAATTTACAGgtactaaaaaataaaattgccaACTGAGGACGTATAGGAGATCTATTGTTTAAAAGTTGGAACTCTGAAGTGTGCATCCTCCTTCTATCCTGGTTACAGGCACTTTGTACTGCTCTGCAAAGTTCTTGTAAAAGTGAATTGGAATTTTAACAATCGTCATTTCTCAACCCAAGGGATGAGCAGCAGAAGAGAACTATTAGAAGCAGCATCGCTGCCAGCTATGTAAAGGAGTTACATCATCTCTACATCACAGGTGTGGCGCCCCGCGGTCTCTTTCTCCTTATTTAATGCAGTGTGAACACTTAGAccatgaccaatcaaaactttttggaATATTTAGGATATTTTGTATTTAGGAAACCACTGGACAAGGAGAAAAAACTGCAAAGACTTGTAATCCTTTAATACAGTATAGTAAATATATTTTACAATGATCCTGAACATTAAAAGGGAttttccagcattagaaaaacgtggccactttcttccagagacagcatgactcttgtctccagaatgggtgtaggttttgcaactcagttccattgaagtgaatggagcctaccTGCAAGcttcacctgaactggagacaagagtgaggttGTCTCTGGAGAAaaatggtcatgtttttctaaagctggataacccctttattgtaTCATTTGTTTTCTGTTTTAACTAAAATCGGGGAGATTTACAGGTAATCTTTCACAAATCAGCTTCAGCTGAGATCCACATGGTGTAAATAAAAGTGGATTGTAGTCAAATGAGGCACATTTCAGTTCTCTGCACTGGGAAATGTAAGTGCTGCGAAATCAATGGACACAGAAAAATCATCATAAATATgagtgaaaaaaaacttttttaaaatacTTTATATGGAACCAAAAAAGCAGCTACAgtagctccattcactgtgtagtggccagacctggttactgcagctctaaTTTGATTGGCAGGGGTGCTGGGTGTAGGCAACCTGCTAATGCAGTAATTAATAACCCAtccttatggtccgtttacatggaacgattatcgttcgaattttcatgaTAATGATCGCATTTAAGTGATAATCGGCTCGCGTAAGCAGCGAATGATCAAGACACGAGAAaggaaaattcgcagatcactttgtgtaaacagtctttcacagattcaccctatgtgtgagatgggcttaagtgatcttaaaaccatcgcaataatgatttttttctaacgatttatctcttcgactaaacgctgatcgctataaaaaccaaatcgttgcttcataATCGTTAAATGATCTattggacgaattatcgctccgtgtgaacGGACCATTAGGATAGCATATTAATCTGAATGGcccagaaaacccatttaaaaGTACATTcacataaaacaagtttgcagCCGAATTCACGATGAGAATTTCACAACAAATCCTCTGGACTATTCAGTATCGTAGGCTATGACCCTGCATTGTCGCAGCCAGTTTTCATAGTAAACGAATAGGCCACCAGtcagtgcgctgtcccactgcagccagtgattgactgagccggCCATCAGTGAGCAGGAGACTGAATTAAGAGTGCCAGGAGGGGGCACAGGCAGTTAAGCAGTTGCTGTTTATTAAAGGTGAAGTCGggcaaaagtattgtattgccacccaaaagttatacaaatccccaacatacacttattacaggaaatgcttacaaagtattttttacctgcacttactactgcatcaaggcttcacttcctggataacatggtgatgtcacttcctggataacatggtgatgtcacttcctggataaaatggcgatgtcacgacccgactcctagagctgtgtgggctgtggctgccggagaggatgatggcagggggacaccgggggatcacagggcactggagggacactgagcatccccctgccatcatcctctccagcagccacagccagcacagctctgggagtcgggttgtgacatcaccatgttatccaggaactcaTATAGAAAAAGAGACCGGCACTACTCATTTAAAAACCCAAACAGGGTTTACCAGATGTAACGGGGTGCTCACTCTATGTAGCAATAGAcactatccaggaagtgacatcaccattttatccaggaagtgacatcaccattttatccaggaagtgaagccttgatacagtaataagtgcagggaaaaaagcactttataagcatttcccgtaataagtgtatattggtgatttgtattacttttggggggaaatacggATGTGCTGCAAAACTTGCAGGGGGAAATTCATTGATGCTTTATCATTTAATATGTGATTTTATgcagcctgtgttaacttgattaCAATGACACATTTAGCTTGATGTTCTAATTGActtcctgacacaattgttgcgtcagagatcatatctatctatctatctatcaaaaaaAAGAAGACCCAACCACAGCAAAGTATTTTAAGAAATTAATCAGACCTAATAAGATTTTTATGCTTAAAATTGTACATTTATCTGAGCAAAGATGAATATAGCAGAATTATTTCACTAGTATAAAGAACTGTGCTAAATGAATGGTTGTGTACTCACCTGTATGTTGTGTTATCTAACCACATCCATCTCTCATTTGATTTTAAGGAACACGTTAGGCCTAACCATAAACGGGATGTAATCCATTTCCGGAAATTACATATCATatattcctaaaaatgatcaatgtataatatataaaaatatgataTTTTAAATTTAACGTAAGTAGTAAACAAAGGTTGAAATGAGCACAGATGGAGGAATCAGATATGGGCCAGGTTCACATCTGTGTCTGCGATCTGTTCTGAACACATGATCTGTTCATATACATGAATTCATGATACCCCAATAACAGGATGCAAACTGATGGCCATCATCATTgacttcaatataaaaaaaaaaaaattgtttttttggcggatttaaaaaaaaaaagaataaattaaaCGGATGCAATTAAATTCATATAGAAATAAATAGGGATATAAATGGATCAGTTTATTTACATGACTATTTGAAAAGTGGCATCACATtgtcagtttgttttttttgttttttagtacTGTGCACATTTTTTTCTGATAGAAGGGATtatgcagcgaaaatctttttctttaaaatcaacttgtttcagaaagttatatagatttgcaatttacttctttttaaaaatctcaagttttccagtagttatcagctgctgtatgtcctgcaggaaatgttgtttttttcagtctgacacagtgctctctgctgacacctctgtccagaaaacctctcttgctctggacagttcctgtcttggacagcagagagcattgtgtcagactggaaagaatacactacattctgcaggacataaagcagctgataagtatgggaaaactagaaatttttaaatagaagcaaattacaaatctatataattttctagaACCTgatgatttgacagaaaaagattttcactgaataatccctttaagggagttATGTAGTGTTGGTTTATGTGGAAAGCATGTACTGCATGGGGACTGTCGGAGACAGAGAACTATTTTGCCTTAAATCATCTTGACATCCCATATATTTTATTACATGTTCATATTGATCTTACTACCTTTTCTTTCCATGGTCCTGGACAGGCTAATATTCTATGCAGTGGGGAAGAAATCTCTGGGCTCCTATTTAGCGGTTTTacctttttagcattttttttaagcTGTAAACTAATGAAATAAATATCTTCTTACCATTTCTTTAAATGTTTTTGGCATAAAAAGACTGGAATTTTGAGATAAGCAAAACCTCTGAGATTCTTGCCATGAGAGCATTTGATCAGGCATAAAGTAACATTTCTTCTGTATTAGAACCCAGTTCATTGGGCAGAGCAGACAGGAGTCTAAATCAAGAAGACTTAAATTAAACTTCTATATAACATTGTATTCAAAGATAActttatattttacatatattacTCATAACTTTTTAACCAGGCAGCTGCAATAGTGGAGAGCTACCTGTGGTTCGGTCCCTTTCCAAACGCTGTATACACAAAGCTCAAACTGCAACACCAATTTTGGCCTGAGAGCCTTTGGATGgtcagggaatgatgggagttgtggttttacaacagctggagagtcacgaGTTGGGGGACACTGCAATATGCTAAAGAAGAAACATTCTACATTTCTATAGATGTCATCTTAAAAAAGTGTTTGAAGAGGTAGACGTTAGCAAAGCTGTCTGGTTTGCAGAATATTTATGGGTGTTATACAAATAAAGGGCAGGGTTATGTGTACAGTACATTGAACTATAAATTGAGGTCCTCGTTGGAAGTTAATCGCAAATAAATGGTTGGCAATGATACTTCACAGGCTTCCCAAGTCTAAACTTTGCTTTATTCGATCCAAACTAAACAGTAACAGCAGACACCTCCAGCATATGACGCATGCAATAATACAGAACATTAAGAAAAAAACTTTGCTTCCCCATACGTACACTCAGATTCACTACTAATACTGCGTCCAAATGGTCAGACCTACCAAACCAGCCCAATATGGCCGCCTTGCCTCTGTGACCTAGTGTGTTCCAGGTGCGGACATACTATATAGTGCAGTAATCAAAATACCATCATCATACCAAGATATGTTGGACAATTCTATGTCTCCAAGATTGTAAGGAGATTTGGGGTTTGgctcctttttaaaggggttgttcatcaaaataatctttcttttaaatcaactggtgccagagatttgtaatttacttgtatttaaaaaaatctcaagttgtccagtacttatcagctgctaaatcTGTTGCAGGAATGTGGGAATGAGGCCAAAGAGCATGCTTATGTGCTCCAGATAATATTGATGGATGTATCGTGGGTCTACTCATATACTGGTTGACAGCTATCTGAAGTGTATGGCCagtgttaggctacgttcacacagagcaaaaggggcggattaggCCAGGAAATATTTccacctgaaatcaactgacactgaattcagagcagaatgtaagcagaatgtaagcggaaTCCCTGCGTATTTCAGCACGGAATACTTGAGGAATCCGCACTGATTCCACATGCATTCAgcactgaaattcagc
The nucleotide sequence above comes from Dendropsophus ebraccatus isolate aDenEbr1 chromosome 8, aDenEbr1.pat, whole genome shotgun sequence. Encoded proteins:
- the LOC138800007 gene encoding natural killer cells antigen CD94-like, whose product is MGEEIIYANLRFEDSSHESTSHSLEKNTKVASSEHTINNKQCRQTKKVYIILGILVCVLLLALLAVTILLLQASERQNYYRGRVESISKTLENVKNDLCVKNKGEQKDSCLLCPMNWVLIQKKCYFMPDQMLSWQESQRFCLSQNSSLFMPKTFKEMEYMICNFRKWITSRLWLGLTCSLKSNERWMWLDNTTYSTYISQCRELKCASFDYNPLLFTPCGSQLKLICERLPVNLPDFS